A region of the Portunus trituberculatus isolate SZX2019 chromosome 21, ASM1759143v1, whole genome shotgun sequence genome:
gagagagagagagagagagagagagagagagagagagagagagagagagagagagagagagagagagagagagagagagagatgggaacagtctatgccattgggtaattttagacacaaggtgggatgcatgtagcttatctttagtgattggtggagacaaggatagtgggaggagcactaggatttcaaggacagcatacggcgtgtgtagttggtatccaatacactatacgggacaactgaacggaagaaagctcagaaaagaaatatgacgcctacgtaggcgtcaccgtatatgctactggggcttcatgacgcctacataggcgtcaccgtattgaaggggttaaggagaatAATGACTGGACAATATAACAAACCAAGAAGTCAACCTGTCTGTCATTTCATAAGCTCAAAGTGTTAGTACTCACTTGAACAGATGCTTGGCCCACACAATACAGTGAATGGGCTCTGAGGGAGTGTTCCTGATAGTGCAACCTGGGTACGTCTTCTGGGCTGCTTTGGGCTGGCACTCATAGCATTCAGTAAGCCCCTTCTTGATTACCTATTGGGAGAGCATTGTTTGCATAGAATCCAAAATACATCAAAGCTACTGTATActtcaaacaaaaaataaaatcagcaCAAATTTTTTCGTACTTCTAAAACAATTACGTATGTTGAAATTCTTCAATGATGATGGAGTAAGAATGATAGGACTCAATAAAAAGAGTTTAACTTCAGACAATTACTGTATTTGATACACCTTTtctccgaaaaaaaaaagtcacaggaAATGGGCCTGCATCTTATGAGGCTAAGGTTCAGTATTTAGGTAGTGTTTGGTGGTCAGTCTATGACAACAGAGGCTACAAAACTAAACCAGACATAAttgcacatgtaaacaaagtgatgatagaTAATCCACCACAAAATAACTCTTCTTTAAAGGTAACAACATATAATAGGTCATACATACCAGTAATTCATatagaatgacaccagtcaggaagaatttcCCATACACCACATGAACCAAAACGAAACACACGATCGATGACCTTGATCTTAACACAGGCAAGACTCATTGAGTTCTTTACAGTGTGATGTTgttactccttgaggtaagacacactttcatacaattaaaattgcaTCTAACATTCTTAACTTGCatatttgtgaaaaaaaaaattattgaaatgaaaaattacGATTATTAGGCCTGTGGTCTCTCAAAGTCAGTGCTAATGCCATATGCCAGATACCTATATTATATTTGCTACTAGCAAATATCAAAGTTTTTAAAAGGGATCTAATAATTATCTACATGAATATGAGTCTTCAAATGTCAGGTGAAATCCCTCAATTCAAATTCAGAGCTAAAATCTgctcatttacattttttttcatttcagtatTTGCCAAAACTGGGTGTCTTATGAGCCTATATGttttatgagccatcaaatatggtactTCGTGCAAGAGTGAAATGTACAAAGCTAAGCACAACTTTAATTTTTCAGATACAACTTTTACTTTGACACTGGATTTAGTCTTTCTGTGACATTACAACTCAATtttgcaccacaccaccaagtGCAACTTCCAACTTTGCAACTGCAACTTTTTTCACGGAGCGATTCCAGTAAATTTAAAATAAATTTTAGTGCAATAAGAGAAATATGCCTTTATAATACAGAAAAAcatgtttcttatttatttattttacacaaCCTAAACTAATAAATCAAGATACAGGCAAGACCCGCTTaatgaacgttcacacaacgaaatttcgctacaacgaacgattccttttactaccatctgctcgtataacaaacaccaaactcgctttaacgaaattttatccaggtaatttttttccaagtttgaaagccccgccgtatcacgcaagctgacacacttttgaatacaccaacgCCTCTCATGAACataacgtgcaccactcactccccctagttcaaaacaataacagcgtcagcaatggctcgtcttccctcgctcaacgccaccaaaacgccctgcaatgtgacCAAGCGTTGCtaaaaagaccaggaagtctcttactctcgaagtgaagttagatacaggggatcctcgcaattcgatGGGGTTAGGGCAGTCTTTCATCGGTTGAATCAGCATTTATTcaaatcgtgaagcaatttttcccataagatacttaagaattacgggggatagggaccaacctccagcctagaccccccaAACATCACTACAACCTCTAAACAACACTTAGACTAAATCACTATTAAAGGCTTAATttatatataacttttttttattaaacacattaggatgctgtacagtacatttctgaaataaaaacacttacaGCGGTCTCGCGATACTTGTCCctattcttccaaattgttgatattgttgatctagggacacccatttgcactgcaacGACACTCTGAGCAATatctgcctcacactttcttataaggtcaagcttatctttgaaaggtaGGAAACTGTGCTTCTttgggctggggctggaggtggctttccaTCGTCTTgcgtcaatttttagtcaaattaagatctatggcaGGCATCACCAAATGGCGGACCCcggtccggatccggaccgAGCGATGGTTCTGTCCGGACCCGTGACCAATCTGCGGCCGGGTGACAGCGGGGAGGAGGGTGTGGCGGGTGGCGGGCGCCGTGCAACGCTGGCGGGTGTCAACAGGCCAGTGAGAGCGTGAACACTCTCAATTTCCTGCAGTAAGAAGGTCAAGCTAATATGCAGGGTGGCAGGTATGACCAAAGGGCGTGGTGGGTATCTGGGTGGCATGCACCTTTCACCATGGTGACGAGGTGGTGGACGGTGGCAGCCAGCAGGCGACACGCAGGCAGTGTAtagtgtgggggtgggggtgagagCGGGGGTGGAGAGCATTCGAGCGTGCTGCCAACGTTGCCAGACTGTCTTACTCAGCCTCTTATATTCACCGGCTTCCGACCCAAAAACTGTCTCGTGGACCTCAGTAAGGAGATTCACTTATAATTATCGTTAAAATAGTTTATTCCTGATGTTTCTTGGCAATAGTTAGCGTCAGAAACCGGTAAATACTATGCTCTGAGTACGACAATCTGGCAACAGTGCGTGCTGCCTTGACCTTGCGCTCTCAGTGCACCacagcagagaggaagagacagatgaGAGCATGGCTTGCTCCAAAAGACGCAAAGTTGATGCGGAAAACCGTTGTTTCAATGAGGAATGGACAGAGAAATTTTTGTTCATTCTTCCTGCAAGCAGCTCCAAACCAGTGTGCCTCATCTGCTCCGAAAGCGTGGCACTAATTAAAAGTGGCAACGTGAAGCGCCACTACGAATCTAAGCACAGCTCATTTCAGCAAAGTTATCCCTTGAAGTCTGAGCTGAGGGCACGCAAAATAACCGAACTGCAAACCCAGTATGACAGATCGACCCGACTCATCACGCATACATTTACAGAAAAATGTTTAGTCAATACTTTGTTTGCACATGTTTTTCCTAAAGAagccactttttatttattgttttctgaagatgttgacttttttttttaacttgaatAGTAGGCTTTCAATTTTTAGGCTGGGAcatcttcaagaaaaaaaataaaactttaatCAATGCTATGTTTGCACATATTCTTTTTCCTAAAAGAgccactttttattcattttctcctgATGATGTTGACTGTTTTACTTGAAGTGTAGGCCTTTAATTCTTTAGGCTGGGACCTCATTAATTTGAGAGAAAAAGGTTTTTGGCTCTGctaaatttattttattctgagatttctgttttctttaatctGAAATAAAGGCCTTAAATTTATTTGCCTGGGACTACTTTTATTTAGGGCAAAAGAGCTAGCTGTGCACTCTGTTAAACATTTCCTGCAttgaaaatagacaataaatacTGTTGAATCCATATGAAAATGTCGACATAGGGAACGGCTATAAGACACAAGCTGGACTTCCGTTCGGACCTTTTACTTGGGGGAAATTTTAAGAACTGGACCTCAGTGACTTTTAATTGAATACCCCTGATCTATGGTTTcaaattaacacttttataataaaataaattttcttgttaactggaatgatgatataatctcaaatcaatagaatcttgatacgtagatgtaaatatatttgtatatacatattttttgtcctagcctaacagtgaaaagtagttcagttctttgtttacattttttctggGACTGTGAcgttccaaggcagaacttccaagggaCAACTtgccaagatgagcagctctgttgtttatgagtggacaaagcagTCTTAAGAGTTTCTCAGAGAGATCATTAAAGGCCAAAATTAGCAACGAAAAATAGCAATGGTTTGCTGGGAGTGAAGGTGCCGCAatatttgtttacagttgacaaacgcaACAACGGTGGAAGCAAGGTTGTGTGTGACGACCAGCGccgacaaaagttgacagtcttcagaaagttgacggaaaagtgcGAGTGTGATGCCGCCTTAGCAACGGCAACGGGTAGGATCGGTTTACACTTCTGCCTGCCAGGTTTGAGGCGAATTTGAGATGGCGTCAGATTTTGACCAGGTGGGTGGCGCAcaagatatgaatgtcgaattggcgagtcagtcagtcgaaccttgaggattgggtattaactAACCGAGTTCAAATTGGTGATAATTTGAACTGCAAACGGtcgaatcacgaggatcccctgtactattcacagacacgagaggcgagaaaactaatagcactgcttaccaccatggcttgattccatctactgtctccactattttcaagtcagcagattctattaagaaggctggtgagattgtatcttccttgcaagctaaaagaaccacctgaactcgtgactttgCAATGGATAAAACGGAAAGCCTTATGAAAATATGGTacgtacataagttttgtatgtggtacaatgatgtgccctttgtttacattccacaggttgccagctagtgcctttcccactccactctccctcccttcataaatttaagatcatcaacattataaagttacttacacacatacattagtgtacattgtaatgacttaaattaaactgcttaaatgtttaacttcataatttttactttcttactgtatcttccttgcaagctaaaagaaccacctgaactcgtgactctacaatggatgaaatggaaagccttgtggaaatatggtacaagttttgtatgtgatacagtGATGtgacttttgtttacattccacaggttgccggttagtgtctttcccgtttcactctccctcccttaataaatttaagatcatcaacattataaagttacgtacatacatacattagtgtacattataatgacttaaattaaactgcctaaatgttcaactccataatttttactttcattaaacctttcactgtactatgatgcactcttgctttgtttattctcaatggaagttcaagtcaggggttaaacttgttataatcggttcgcttaacgaagtttcgcttaacgaaggttttttaagaacgtaaccccttcgttaagcagggtttGTCTTTATTCAAATAAAGATGAAACCATATCAGTTCAATAAGTTATATCAATATGGTCTTTAAATTTAAAACCATGGGCTAGTCTACATTCAATACAGTAATTGCCAGCGTATCCGGATCACCACTATCCGGAATTCGCTACCATCCAGAGCTGATCCCAAGCGTATTCAAACTTACCGCGCGAGCGAACCTTCGATCGTGCTAGTTAGCAGCACTTACTCCCATGCCCTCCAACTCTCACTCGCCGACAACCTGAGTAATGGCGGCGCTATTCGGCGAGTTTGTAGCGTTCTTTGTCATTCGAGCATGGCAGGAGTGTACATACGTCCTACCACCACTTAAAGCGGCGTCACACTACCACTTTTTCTGTCGTCTTCGACAATTTCCGTCGTTTTTAActtctgtcaactctttccgtcatcttgagtcagacgaaGCGCATCATTTTcctctagcgccaatttttagtgaaattaagatctatggcttCTAATcaaaacttttataataaaattaattttcttattaattggaatgatgctataatctcaaattaatagaatcttgataagtagatgtaaatgtatttgtacatatacatacagtaatCTCTCCCGTATCCGAACTGCCATTAACCGAACCTCGCCAATATCCGAACCATTCCTAGACTGGCCCCACGAATCCAAACATGGGCTCTGAGTGGTTTGAATTTCCCACACGCGACCGTGGGGTGTGGCCAATTTACACATTTGCTTGTGCTTCCCGTCTCTCACTCAACCTGGGTCACGGCTGGCCCGGGTCACTTCTCTGTTGTTCTCCAACTAGTGAACGTCGGCTGTATACTGGCAATAATTTTCGGGCTAATATGGCCCCTCCACCTGCAAAACGACCCAGGAAAGTGCTGACTTTGGAGACGAAGCAAGAAATATTACGTCAGTGTGATGAAGGGTGGTCGAGTGCACGCATTCAGGAAGAATTCGGCATCCCAGTCTTCCCTTTGTATTGTGAAAGTTGtttccatttttatatatatgaaaaatacttAACTAAGTACGTATGCATCATACCACCAACAGGATATTGATGTGGAGCTGAAGTCAGCATCGGAGGAAGCAGATAAGTAATGCGTACACAAACATGTCGCTGCTAGACCACACACAAACGTGTCACCGCTAGACCACACGGGATGATGAAACAGGCTCACTCACCTTCCATAATGTATGTACATATGCACTACTGTATTGTATTCTTCCAATACAATTCTCCAATTTTTGCAAATAAGTGatttgtgtgtatttctatccactttcattcatttagaCATTAAAAATTGAGCACTACAGTGACGTGGTGGAGGTAGGAAGGGGGGGATTTACTTTTACCTCGTGTATCCAGATCCTCACAATATCCGAACCCCCTGTGGCCCAATTAGTTCGGATATGGGAgggattactgtatatataatgTTTATAAGTAGACAAAGCTGTTTGAAAAGTTTCTCATAGAGAACAATAAAagccaaaaatagcaataaaaaataacGACTTGCTGGGAGTGAAGAGGCCGCTATGTTTGTTTACAGCTGACAAACGCAACAAAGATGGTAGCAAGCATTGACTAAAGTTGACAGTCTTAcgaaagttggaaaaaaaatgctagCGTGAGGCCACCTTTActgttgtatgtatgtacatcccACCATCCCCTTGTACTGCTTATGTAGCATTTTTTGCTccagattatacatttaatgtgctttcattcattgtttttttaccCATTTGGATTATGTACATGATTTTTCTCAGTTTATaagggttgggagaggaaattccgcgTATCAGGATATTTCACGTATCTGCCAGGgacttggctgctataatccggatatGTGGGTGATTACTGTAGTTCAATTTTTACTTATATTGTTTAATTTTAAGCATGTTGAATAGAGAGGGCTGTTAGATTTTAATAACTTCTTATATTTCCcagtaatttttcattttaccCACAAGAAAAGTTAAGCacatatcaaaatatgacaaaaagatTAATTTCCACAATGAATGACACAAGGAATAACTCGTTCTTGAACATTTTTAATAGACAAGTAGGGCAAACTTGGCTTATCCCTGCAACTGTATGTAATTTTACTCATCTATAATAGAATTCAGAGTGAGaaacttatttttttgtaaaatATATGTGAAGAATTTAATTCAACATAAAATGAAATTTGAAATTCATATAAAAATAAAGTCAGCTGTTACCAATTCAAATTTGATATTCTTAGCCAGGCTTAAAACAGCCACAGCAATTACTTTAAGAAAACATCATCTATATTTGCATTCAAAGTCAGAGCAAAAGTCATGGAAAATTGGTGGTGTGACTTTGCTTAGTCTGATGTTTTCAAAACGTTTGCAACTTTTGATTTTTAACTTCAAAATTCATGGTGCAGTAAATTTGCAAAGTTGCAAAGAAGCAATTCAGTGCTACAATGCCCAACTGTAGAAATGTGTAAGTAAATTATAAGGAAATGAATCAAACACAGTAACtacatataaataaacagaaattatAAATCTACAAAAATCCCTAAAAAATCTCTGGTTTAAGAAGATTATGAGATAATGAAAATGCATTGAAGATTAATTCTAGATAGAAGAACTTGTTGTTGTATGACATGCCAAAAAAGTTCCACATGAAGAAAAAGcagctttattttcatttagtaTATGTTGGTCTAAAAATAAAATTTCAATGGCATGCATCAGGTGGTTACTGTAAAGGTTAGAGTGTAATTAATTTGTACCTACATAGCCTTCAAAAGAAGTGTAAGATTTTGAAAGCTATGATTAGGTAGCAAATTACAGATTACTGACCATAACTTTTCAGTTAGCAGTGCccaccttcaatttttttctaaaACCTTTTCTAAACTTACTGTAACTTGTCCAAGGTAACCTGCTGTGCCACTTTCCACTAATGGAACATCAGATGCAAGACAAAGACGGTTAACATGGTTTCTAGCAGCTTGATTGTCAAGTGCATTCATAACCATAGTGAATTCATTGAAGAACGGCACTCCATATTTCGGcctgaagaggaaaggagacaatcAATATACatggaaatacataaatatgtatgcatatctatatctatctatttatctatctatccatctacctattttttcttttaatcttatgGCCTATaccacctgtaggcatacttgaagagtatatgtgggaagcgctgttcagtttccgcccattagtggtgcaggcaatgttacttatagtggtacccatatgaGACCCCATAATACcactcaagcgcatctttggtgtaacaacctagaacctgggtatcatggtgacatgtaggtaatttcAAACccttcgacaaatggcatagcttcaaagcggtacgtggtgggattctctctctctctctctctctctctctctctctctctctctctctctctctatacaggggatcctcatgATTCGACCATTCAGTTTGAATTATCaccaattcgaactcagttaatcaatacccaatcctcaaggtttgactgactgactcgccaattcgacattcatatctcacacgccacccacctggtcaaatccgccgccaccacaaaTTCTTCCCCAGCCCGCCAGGCAAAAGTGTAAACCGACGACGCTACCCTGTGCCGCACAGACTGGGTGAAAAGTAGCGGATTGGGCTTCTTTTGAAGGGCATGCGCTACTTAAATTCATAATCCGCTACCTGCGATTTTTGGGGCTACTTAATTCATGATACGCTTGGGCTGCTTGATGACATTATTAGGCTACATTTGCAATTTGTAATTTTCCTAAATGTCAACAATAATATTcatattaacaacaataataaaagttagaataataataatagtagtaatattaacagTGACATTGAGAATGGTACAGTTatggtgttttttcttctttttttttggtgagTAGGCAACGAAGACATCACGCTTCTCTCGCTTCACCGTACATCAAGAAAATGACTTACTAGATAAtggaaatctttaaaaaaaagtgatgcacaggaagttaaaggaaaaatctttaaggcaataagaataattaagttttgttaagaaaaagaaaaaaatttggtTAAATTTAGGTAAGAATGGAAATaatttatattaaaaaaaaacgatacCAGAATTTTGGCTGATATcaataccgataccgataccacctaattgggcagataccgatactactatcgataccgataccaccgataccgatactaatACTtttagtgattactgcactggacaccaggatgatttggtggacggcgatcgttatcagatgggaggctttgttttgggggatgctgtaagtccttctgagaacgtttgtgaaagatataggagcaattctagaagctttttgaagccatttgcaaaggtaaattactcagtaatcaatatcttatatcgactatatcactaagtagtaaattccttttaggtatcgtaagtatcggcataaaataagccgataccgatacccagaaaatgggccgatactgccaattccgataccgataccgatgcatcggtacatctctagtaaatacaatgagctgatgtaatttattttttatgttataaccttgacatgttttaattggtaccaatggattatacagtaatttaaaaagaagtaaaaatgagggatattaggagtaaaatttgtggttgcggtaccaataacaatttttaccattagttgttcaattcggctatcgcgttttcagcTATAGCGCGGCTATTTCAGCCCCAATTGGGCACGATAGCCGAAGGATAagagtgtgtatttgtgtatatatatatatatatatatatatatatatatatatatatatatatatatatatatatatatatacactcctggcaagagtgttcctacatctgcgtttgctgactatcctAGTATCTtcctcaatggcaccaaaaaaaaaactcctgagtgatagcagtaatGCTAAGAacaggaaaaccattacgctacaagaaaaagtggacataattaaggCCATGCGTTAGGGATGAGTCGGATGACTGTTGCTACCATTCTCAAGGACAAGGACCATATTTTGGCTAATGTGAAGGGCGCTACTCCCATGAACTCTACAGTGATAACAAAGCAAAGAACAGGTGTGTTGACAGAGATGGAAAGACTGCTTTTGCTGTGGATTGAGGACAATAATCGGAAGAGCATGCCACTGAGTGAGCAAATAATTTGTGAGAAAGCCCACACACTCTATGAggccttaaaaaaagaaagtaaccaGGATGGAGAAACAATTGAAACGTTTGTGGCTTCCAAGGGCTGGTTTACACGTTTCAAAGTTAGAGGAAAtctaacaaacagaaaaatatgtGGAGAAGCTGCCAGTGCTGATGACAGAGCAGCAAGTGTTCATTGAAACCTTAGAAAAAATTACCAAAGAAGAGGGCTACATTCCACAGCTAATATTCAATGCGGATGAGACGGGACTGAACTGGAAGCGCATGCCCAGCAGGACATACAttgcaaaggaggaaaaaagcatGCCAGGACACAAAGCCTCCACGAAACAACTCACACTGCTCTTAGGGGGTAACTGTGCCGGCGATTTTAAACTGAAACTGCTGCTAGTTTACCACTCAGAAAATCCTAGAGCTATGAAGGGTATTCTTAAAGCTAGTCTCCCAGTTTACTGGAAAAGTAATGCCAAGGCTTGGGTGACAGGGGCAATGTTCATTGAGTGGTTCTCCAGTTGTTTTGTGCCTGATGTTGAGCGCTACTGTGCACAGAAGAATCTGCCGTTTAAAGCACTGCTGATTCTTGACAATGCTCCTGGTCAATCTGCAAGCATACGTGAACTCAACCCAAATGTTAAAGTTGTATTTATGCCACCAAACACGTCATTGATTCAGCCAATGGATCAAGGGGTGATCAGATCCTTCAAGGCCTATTACCTGAGAAGAACCTTCAAACAGGCCATCCGTGCAACagaaaaaggtgataaaagCCTGAAAGAGTTCTGGAAAGGTTTTAACATTTACAGTGCCGTGAAAAACATTGGAGAAAGTTGGGCTGAGGTTACACAGTCAAACATGAATGGTGTGTGGAAAAGCATGTGTCCTAGCCTAGTGAATAACTTTAAAGGCTTTGATAGTGATAGTGTAGAGGAGACCAAGAGCAACTGTGTAAAGCTTGGGAATGAGTTAAGTCTGGACATAGAGGAGAGTGACATAAATGAGGTCCTCGATTCTCACGACTCAGAATTAAACGCTGAAGATCTGATGGAGCTGGGGAAACAAACAGAGGCTGATGAAAATGACGACGTAGTGTTACGGCAGTTTACAATAAAAAACATGGCAAGTGCTTTTCAAGCCCTGGAAAAAGCAATGGTGTTCTTTGAAGAGCAAGACCCAAATGCAGAATGCTTTGCCAGAGTTCACAGGGCAATGGAAGATGCAGTGACTTGAGATATGCTGCTAAACAGT
Encoded here:
- the LOC123506847 gene encoding tigger transposable element-derived protein 1-like; protein product: MKGILKASLPVYWKSNAKAWVTGAMFIEWFSSCFVPDVERYCAQKNLPFKALLILDNAPGQSASIRELNPNVKVVFMPPNTSLIQPMDQGVIRSFKAYYLRRTFKQAIRATEKGDKSLKEFWKGFNIYSAVKNIGESWAEVTQSNMNGVWKSMCPSLVNNFKGFDSDSVEETKSNCVKLGNELSLDIEESDINEVLDSHDSELNAEDLMELGKQTEADENDDVVLRQFTIKNMASAFQALEKAMVFFEEQDPNAECFARVHRAMEDAVT